One region of Chitinispirillales bacterium ANBcel5 genomic DNA includes:
- a CDS encoding cellulase family glycosylhydrolase, with amino-acid sequence MKKFLLLVALSVLFCAVAVFSATPVAQHGQLSTTSNRIVDQSGNTVQLRGMSLFWSQWEGGRFYNSGTVDWLIDDWRVNVVRAAMGANHHESGSGYVYDNSEEYKVRDVVEAAIARGIYVIIDWHSYEAQTNTAEAVDFFSRMARDYGNHPNIIYEIYNEPTGVEWDTVKDYASQVIPAIRQHDSDNIIIVGTPNWSQDVDDAANDPISGSNIAYAFHFYASDDWHQEDLRAKADYAKNSIPIFVTEWGLTQASGDGHIDIGRVDAWVNWMEQNQISWTAWSIVDKDETSAALQNNPSSTGNWSPDQLTQSGSYLREKIRELNPSSYSDQGGDTGGGDTGGGDTGGGDTGGGDTGGGDTGGTLLNGDFSQGDDYWNLEFHDGAGSGGVTNGEYRISIEDAGSEPWHVQFTQSGIRLEEGKTYRFSFDARAEGSRTIEANIGMADDPWQSYIGEGHGVFDLTASMQTFQIEFTMTHTTDDNSRVEFNAGSTSSEDVFIDNVIIEEHTPASSVNNAFVRKGGLFMEITSNPLSPVANITFNVIERNNVVLQVFDVTGRLVDSFRPGVLDKGIYNYTFNRSSVPSGVYYVRLNTGNSQVLNRKMVLMN; translated from the coding sequence ATGAAGAAGTTTCTTTTGCTTGTGGCACTATCGGTTCTGTTTTGTGCGGTAGCTGTTTTTTCTGCAACCCCCGTTGCACAGCATGGTCAACTTAGTACTACTTCAAACAGAATAGTAGACCAGAGCGGTAATACGGTTCAATTAAGAGGAATGAGCCTTTTTTGGAGTCAGTGGGAAGGGGGCAGGTTTTATAATAGCGGAACTGTTGATTGGCTTATCGATGACTGGCGGGTAAATGTTGTAAGAGCTGCAATGGGCGCAAACCATCACGAATCCGGAAGTGGCTATGTTTATGATAACAGTGAAGAATACAAGGTTCGGGATGTGGTTGAAGCGGCTATTGCCCGAGGCATCTATGTAATTATCGACTGGCACTCTTACGAAGCACAAACAAACACTGCCGAAGCTGTTGATTTCTTCTCAAGAATGGCAAGAGATTATGGTAACCATCCAAATATTATCTATGAAATCTATAATGAGCCCACAGGTGTTGAATGGGATACGGTAAAAGACTATGCCTCACAGGTAATTCCTGCAATAAGGCAGCATGACAGCGACAACATAATAATCGTTGGAACTCCCAACTGGTCCCAGGATGTGGACGATGCTGCAAATGATCCTATCTCCGGTTCCAATATAGCCTACGCATTTCATTTTTATGCTTCTGATGATTGGCATCAGGAAGACTTAAGAGCAAAAGCTGATTATGCAAAAAACAGTATACCGATTTTTGTAACCGAATGGGGATTAACTCAGGCTTCAGGTGATGGGCACATAGATATTGGCAGAGTGGATGCCTGGGTAAACTGGATGGAACAAAATCAGATTTCATGGACGGCATGGTCGATCGTTGATAAGGATGAGACGTCTGCTGCACTTCAAAATAATCCCAGCTCAACAGGTAATTGGTCTCCGGATCAGCTAACTCAGTCTGGTTCCTATCTTAGGGAAAAAATAAGAGAGTTGAATCCCTCCTCTTATTCTGACCAGGGTGGTGATACTGGTGGTGGTGATACTGGTGGTGGTGATACCGGAGGTGGTGATACCGGAGGTGGTGATACCGGAGGTGGTGATACCGGAGGGACATTATTGAATGGTGATTTCTCACAGGGGGATGACTATTGGAATCTGGAATTCCACGACGGAGCAGGTTCAGGTGGTGTAACAAACGGAGAATACAGGATATCAATTGAGGATGCCGGAAGTGAACCGTGGCATGTCCAATTTACACAATCGGGTATTAGATTAGAAGAAGGCAAAACATACAGATTCTCTTTTGATGCCAGAGCGGAAGGGAGCAGAACCATTGAGGCAAATATTGGAATGGCTGATGATCCCTGGCAGAGCTATATTGGAGAGGGGCACGGTGTTTTTGACTTAACAGCATCTATGCAAACCTTTCAAATTGAATTTACAATGACTCACACTACAGATGACAACTCACGGGTCGAATTTAATGCAGGATCCACTTCATCTGAAGATGTATTCATCGATAATGTAATCATTGAAGAACACACTCCAGCCTCTTCAGTTAATAATGCCTTTGTTAGAAAAGGTGGGTTGTTTATGGAAATTACATCAAACCCACTGAGTCCTGTTGCCAATATAACCTTCAATGTCATTGAGAGAAACAACGTTGTTCTTCAGGTCTTTGATGTTACCGGAAGGCTTGTTGACTCTTTTAGGCCAGGGGTTCTTGATAAAGGAATTTACAATTACACTTTTAACCGAAGCTCTGTTCCTTCGGGAGTGTATTATGTCAGACTAAATACAGGGAATTCACAGGTCTTGAACAGAAAAATGGTGCTTATGAATTAA
- a CDS encoding transposase: MGSKSVLTVPGAVYQVFAHGIPENGIFRNDNLKAYFLKKLSELLKNYSYRCLGWSVLDDHFHLIVKTSILPISSFMNKLNTSFALRYNHVHKREGHVFSSRFNGIIVQEELFIKDLVRWVHLNPVRRGACSLNSLKSYRWSGHREIVKDEQGIIDCDALLRNFSGVKPVNSYRKFVLSAPQNYRDVFLIRCVREANQGWYSFTKAESWVVGDPKFTTMVFSCDITGSRNVARYIKENVSLEKLKNNIVSLMKVKNSDFFKPKRSNVSKLAQEVLAFVALYRFGFKRKDIATYLGVSNATVSKLIKQGHAFCEGSAAIHTLFKEIEEMALMKNEM; the protein is encoded by the coding sequence ATGGGAAGCAAATCAGTTTTAACGGTACCAGGAGCAGTATACCAGGTTTTTGCTCATGGCATTCCAGAAAACGGCATTTTCAGAAACGATAATCTTAAAGCATATTTTCTGAAAAAACTTTCAGAATTGTTGAAAAATTATAGTTATCGATGTTTGGGCTGGTCTGTTTTGGATGATCATTTTCACCTCATAGTAAAAACTAGTATCCTTCCAATCTCTTCATTTATGAACAAACTTAACACAAGTTTTGCTTTGCGCTACAATCATGTACATAAAAGGGAGGGACATGTTTTTAGTAGCCGTTTTAATGGGATAATAGTACAGGAGGAACTTTTTATTAAAGATCTGGTCCGATGGGTTCACTTAAACCCTGTACGCAGGGGGGCTTGTTCGTTAAACAGTTTAAAGTCTTACAGATGGAGTGGGCATAGAGAAATTGTGAAGGATGAGCAAGGAATTATAGATTGTGATGCACTTTTAAGAAATTTTTCCGGGGTTAAACCTGTAAATTCTTACAGGAAATTTGTCCTTTCTGCACCTCAAAACTATAGAGATGTTTTTCTCATTAGGTGCGTAAGAGAAGCAAACCAAGGCTGGTATAGTTTCACAAAAGCTGAAAGTTGGGTTGTTGGGGACCCAAAATTTACAACTATGGTGTTTAGCTGCGATATTACCGGAAGTAGAAATGTAGCTCGATATATAAAAGAGAATGTGAGCTTGGAGAAATTAAAGAATAACATAGTTTCTTTAATGAAAGTGAAAAACAGCGATTTCTTTAAACCAAAACGTTCCAATGTTTCTAAACTTGCACAGGAAGTGCTTGCGTTTGTTGCGCTATACAGATTTGGTTTCAAAAGAAAAGATATTGCTACTTACCTTGGGGTATCTAACGCAACGGTATCTAAGCTCATAAAGCAGGGTCATGCTTTTTGTGAAGGTAGCGCCGCTATACACACTCTGTTTAAAGAGATAGAAGAAATGGCTTTGATGAAGAATGAAATGTAG
- the nudC gene encoding NAD(+) diphosphatase — protein MSGLIIKRHSQITEAVEMSDHCFIFNNKNLLLTKEDRRLPETKEVISLLPHLTNVLEVTFDNKAVLTAHYCGDIDTTPFRSISLPSSRSVLDKDLLPMLSYAYHMYNWNKSTQFCGACGNPTVLSDLEVAKNCPNCHEVNYPRISPAMIAGVVRGNELLMVKSRLYKSPYFSIVAGYLEPGETLEQCVAREVNEETGITVKNITYFGNQPWGWSGSVMVGFTAEYQSGEISIDESEIIEADWFPLNKLPERHPGKSISKDIIDHLIRSSHT, from the coding sequence ATGTCAGGGTTGATAATTAAAAGGCATTCTCAAATAACAGAAGCGGTAGAAATGAGTGACCACTGTTTTATTTTCAATAACAAAAACTTGCTTTTAACCAAAGAGGATCGTCGGTTACCCGAAACAAAAGAGGTTATCAGCCTGCTCCCTCATCTCACCAACGTGCTGGAAGTAACTTTTGATAATAAGGCTGTGCTCACCGCTCACTACTGTGGAGATATAGACACCACCCCCTTTCGCTCCATAAGCTTACCATCCAGCCGCTCTGTTTTGGATAAAGATCTTCTTCCAATGCTAAGTTATGCCTATCATATGTATAACTGGAATAAATCGACACAGTTTTGTGGTGCGTGCGGTAACCCCACTGTACTATCAGATTTAGAAGTGGCAAAAAATTGCCCAAATTGCCACGAGGTTAATTACCCAAGAATCTCTCCCGCAATGATCGCAGGAGTTGTTCGGGGTAATGAGCTGCTGATGGTAAAAAGTCGTCTCTATAAATCTCCCTATTTTAGTATCGTTGCCGGCTATCTTGAACCAGGTGAAACTCTTGAACAGTGCGTAGCCAGAGAGGTTAACGAGGAAACCGGAATAACGGTGAAAAATATCACCTACTTTGGGAATCAACCCTGGGGCTGGTCGGGTTCAGTGATGGTCGGATTCACCGCAGAATATCAAAGTGGTGAGATCAGCATAGATGAATCCGAAATTATCGAAGCAGACTGGTTTCCTTTAAATAAACTTCCTGAACGTCATCCGGGAAAATCTATCTCCAAAGATATCATTGACCACCTGATACGGTCTTCCCATACATAG
- a CDS encoding cryptochrome/photolyase family protein → MNEAVVIFPNQLFENHPCLKKNRKVVLVEDSCFFRDFHFHKKKLTFHRAAMKAYQHFLFQKGYTVRYVEFNRSWQRQIAKHKVFAIDPYDPQLKSKLPATAELCNSPGYFGGTLKKSSHYNMAGFYRNQRLQHNILIDDNGKPIGGKWSFDKENRKKLPPHYTPPPVTCYSNSFTDEAVEYVDKHFSQNPGDTSGFFYPVTFKDARHWLKEFIEKRLPYFGDYEDAISTDKEFLYHSLLSPLLNSGLLTPNEVVQSVLATAVPLNSKEGFIRQIVGWREYMFQVYLLEGERQRNSNFFVNTSPLPQSFYTAQTGIVPVDTVISKVLKNAYCHHIERLMVLGNFMMLSNIHPKEIYRWFMEMFIDAYDWVMVPNVFGMSQYADGGLLSTKPYISSSNYILTMSDFKKGEWSLTWDSLYWNFLKKHQHKLQNIPRMKLVLKQLEKKK, encoded by the coding sequence ATGAATGAAGCCGTTGTCATATTCCCCAACCAACTGTTTGAGAATCATCCCTGTTTAAAAAAGAACAGAAAGGTAGTGCTGGTCGAGGATTCATGCTTTTTTCGTGATTTTCACTTTCACAAGAAAAAGCTCACCTTTCACCGGGCTGCAATGAAAGCGTACCAGCATTTTCTATTTCAAAAAGGATATACAGTCCGCTATGTTGAGTTCAACCGCAGCTGGCAAAGACAGATTGCTAAACACAAAGTTTTCGCGATCGACCCCTATGACCCCCAACTTAAATCAAAACTTCCAGCCACAGCAGAGTTGTGTAATTCACCTGGCTACTTTGGGGGTACTCTTAAGAAAAGCAGCCATTACAACATGGCAGGTTTCTACCGAAACCAACGCCTTCAACACAATATTCTCATTGATGATAACGGAAAACCAATCGGAGGAAAGTGGAGCTTTGATAAGGAGAACAGAAAAAAACTTCCACCCCACTACACTCCCCCGCCGGTTACCTGTTACTCAAACAGCTTTACAGACGAAGCGGTTGAGTACGTAGATAAACACTTTTCCCAAAACCCGGGTGACACTTCAGGCTTTTTCTATCCTGTCACCTTTAAAGATGCCCGTCACTGGCTTAAGGAGTTCATTGAGAAAAGGCTACCCTACTTTGGCGATTATGAAGACGCGATTTCAACCGATAAAGAATTCTTGTACCATTCACTACTTTCCCCGCTGCTTAACAGCGGCCTGCTTACCCCCAATGAAGTGGTTCAAAGTGTTCTTGCCACTGCTGTTCCGCTCAACTCAAAAGAGGGATTTATCAGGCAAATCGTTGGCTGGAGAGAGTATATGTTTCAGGTGTATTTACTTGAGGGCGAGCGTCAAAGAAACTCAAACTTCTTTGTAAACACTTCCCCACTGCCCCAATCCTTTTACACAGCACAAACCGGCATCGTTCCTGTGGACACAGTTATCAGCAAAGTCCTAAAGAATGCCTACTGCCACCATATAGAAAGGCTTATGGTGCTGGGGAATTTTATGATGCTTAGTAACATCCATCCCAAAGAAATCTATCGGTGGTTTATGGAGATGTTTATCGATGCCTACGACTGGGTTATGGTTCCAAACGTTTTTGGGATGAGCCAATATGCAGATGGTGGGCTGCTTTCGACCAAACCTTATATCAGTTCATCAAACTACATTCTTACGATGAGTGATTTTAAAAAAGGTGAATGGTCTCTCACCTGGGACTCACTCTACTGGAACTTTTTGAAAAAACACCAGCATAAACTTCAGAACATCCCCAGAATGAAACTGGTATTAAAGCAGTTAGAGAAGAAAAAGTAG
- a CDS encoding FprA family A-type flavoprotein, whose product MNAHKISEGIFAIHANITTDDLFEGIWPIPHGVTLNSYLVKGEKSALIDLAKEWEGSIGQFEKQLGSAQSSFESLDYLILNHLEPDHTAFVTEIRKRNPNVEIISTPKGIAMVKKFFKITENLREVKTGDSLDLGGGKVLEFYETPNIHWPETMMCYERTEKVLFSCDAFGSYGKLGERLFDDEFNESEHQFYEKESLRYYSNIVASFSTFVKRALEKLGGLEVKVIAPSHGIVWRKNPAEIIERYARYAGYNTGSPCEKEICIIWGSMYGYTKVGLDAVISGIEEMNIPYTIHRVPNTDSSFVLADAYKASGLVLAMPTYEYKMFPPMAHVLDLFQRKHFINKKVLRIGSWGWVGGAKKEYDQRIDSMKWTSIESVEWQGVPSEDDLALLKQRGKELAGLIM is encoded by the coding sequence ATGAATGCACATAAGATAAGCGAAGGGATCTTTGCGATTCATGCCAACATCACAACAGATGATCTTTTTGAGGGGATATGGCCGATTCCCCACGGAGTTACTCTCAATTCATACCTGGTCAAAGGCGAAAAATCTGCCTTAATCGACCTCGCCAAGGAGTGGGAAGGATCGATCGGGCAGTTTGAAAAGCAGCTTGGTTCTGCACAGAGTTCCTTTGAATCATTGGACTATCTTATCCTCAATCACCTGGAACCGGACCACACAGCCTTTGTTACCGAGATTCGTAAAAGAAACCCCAATGTCGAAATCATCTCGACTCCAAAAGGCATTGCCATGGTGAAAAAGTTTTTCAAAATCACCGAAAATCTTCGTGAAGTGAAAACCGGGGATTCTCTTGATCTTGGGGGCGGTAAGGTCCTTGAGTTTTATGAAACGCCAAATATTCACTGGCCGGAGACGATGATGTGTTACGAGCGTACCGAAAAGGTGCTTTTCAGCTGTGATGCCTTTGGTTCATACGGCAAACTGGGAGAGCGGCTTTTTGATGATGAGTTTAATGAATCGGAGCATCAGTTCTATGAGAAGGAATCACTGAGATACTATTCCAATATTGTGGCAAGTTTCAGCACCTTTGTTAAACGGGCACTGGAGAAACTTGGTGGGCTTGAAGTCAAAGTGATTGCGCCCAGCCACGGTATCGTCTGGCGTAAAAACCCCGCCGAAATCATTGAACGGTATGCGCGCTACGCAGGGTATAATACAGGCAGCCCCTGCGAAAAAGAGATCTGTATCATTTGGGGATCGATGTATGGCTACACAAAAGTAGGTCTCGACGCGGTAATCAGCGGAATCGAGGAGATGAATATCCCCTATACTATTCACCGGGTTCCCAACACCGATTCATCTTTTGTGCTTGCGGACGCATACAAGGCTTCGGGGCTTGTGCTTGCGATGCCGACCTACGAATACAAGATGTTTCCGCCTATGGCACATGTACTTGATCTCTTCCAAAGAAAGCATTTTATCAACAAAAAGGTGCTGCGGATCGGAAGCTGGGGATGGGTTGGAGGTGCAAAAAAGGAGTATGACCAGCGTATCGATTCTATGAAATGGACAAGTATCGAGTCGGTTGAATGGCAGGGGGTTCCCTCTGAAGACGATTTAGCGCTTCTAAAGCAAAGAGGTAAGGAGCTTGCGGGTCTGATCATGTAA
- a CDS encoding four helix bundle suffix domain-containing protein: MSELIPKHGGYRKLKSFQVSQLIYDVTVRFCERYIDRFSRTRDQMTQAARSGVQNIAEGSQTSATSKKFEIKLTQVARASLEELTLDYEDFLRQRKLPKLPPQHPALVRFKELRCKTLEEVQVWVAQEKKRGTDKHGHQRKQKTDDENQAAAYVSASPCSPLSSACLAANAALSLLNLATYLLDRQVERLAIDFENQGGFTERLYKIRSAKRKEHLKDAGLS; the protein is encoded by the coding sequence ATGAGCGAGCTAATACCCAAACATGGTGGATACCGTAAACTAAAAAGCTTTCAGGTATCTCAGCTTATCTACGATGTGACCGTGCGTTTTTGTGAGCGGTACATAGACCGCTTCTCCAGGACTCGCGACCAGATGACTCAGGCTGCCAGAAGTGGTGTTCAAAACATTGCAGAGGGCTCTCAGACCAGTGCTACATCAAAAAAGTTTGAGATTAAGCTGACACAGGTTGCACGGGCAAGTCTGGAGGAGCTAACACTGGATTATGAGGACTTTTTGAGGCAGAGGAAACTCCCAAAACTACCACCACAGCACCCTGCACTGGTGCGATTTAAAGAGTTACGTTGTAAAACCCTGGAAGAGGTGCAGGTTTGGGTGGCACAGGAAAAAAAAAGGGGCACTGACAAGCATGGACACCAACGGAAGCAAAAAACTGATGATGAAAACCAAGCCGCGGCGTACGTCAGTGCCAGTCCGTGCTCACCCTTGTCTTCTGCCTGTCTTGCTGCCAATGCTGCACTATCTTTGTTGAACCTGGCCACATATCTCCTTGACCGTCAGGTCGAACGCCTTGCAATAGATTTCGAAAACCAGGGCGGTTTTACAGAACGTTTATACAAGATCAGAAGCGCTAAACGCAAAGAGCACTTAAAAGACGCAGGTTTGTCTTAA
- a CDS encoding phosphoribosylaminoimidazolesuccinocarboxamide synthase translates to MAKLVYKGKTKDVYALEDGNYLLEFKDDVTGEDGVFDPGANSVGLTIEGVGKAGLKLTKQFFEVLRDKGIPTHYIDADIQNATMKVKPATVFGQGLEVICRYRAVGSFLRRYGDYVKEGEPLDAFVEVTLKDDQRNDPVISSDALEMLGILSKDEYKRLKELTIAISGIIKSELEKKSIELYDIKLEFGRVQPDNQIVLIDEISGGNMRAYKDGKYIEPLTLEKLVTG, encoded by the coding sequence ATGGCAAAACTTGTTTATAAAGGTAAAACAAAGGATGTGTACGCACTTGAAGATGGAAATTACCTACTTGAATTCAAGGATGATGTTACAGGTGAGGATGGCGTATTTGATCCTGGTGCAAACTCTGTAGGGCTTACCATAGAAGGAGTAGGTAAAGCCGGCCTTAAACTCACAAAACAATTCTTTGAGGTGCTGCGGGATAAAGGAATTCCAACCCATTATATAGATGCAGATATCCAAAACGCTACTATGAAAGTTAAACCAGCCACAGTGTTTGGACAAGGCCTGGAAGTAATTTGTCGTTACAGAGCTGTTGGAAGTTTTCTGCGTCGGTACGGAGATTATGTAAAAGAGGGCGAGCCACTTGATGCATTTGTTGAAGTTACCCTCAAAGATGATCAGAGAAATGACCCTGTTATAAGTAGTGATGCACTGGAGATGCTTGGTATCCTTTCTAAAGACGAGTACAAAAGACTCAAAGAACTCACGATCGCAATTTCAGGTATCATAAAATCAGAGCTGGAAAAGAAAAGCATTGAGCTTTATGACATCAAACTTGAATTTGGGAGAGTGCAACCGGATAACCAAATCGTTCTTATCGATGAGATTTCAGGTGGTAACATGAGAGCCTATAAAGATGGAAAGTATATAGAGCCGCTTACTCTTGAAAAATTAGTTACTGGGTAA
- a CDS encoding alpha/beta hydrolase translates to MGELQTTLFKTFGLILFSLGAASSSQFCIDKLRAHLPSPKEQICAENGAFYAYISKYDLPSNNICHTLSTFESDSFVCAAQVFKVKKAQGTVILVHGYYDHVGMLTHLIEKALSSGFNVVAFDLPGHGLSTGKRASIESFDHYTNAFKSAVAIAADELPGPYFAAGHSTGGAVIISYLTTYDDSKIETAVLLAPLIRSSHFRVAKIAHFITSPFKSKLPRWFRNSSSDTLFLRKQQNDPLQHQYFPMQWATAYYEWERNIQNMKTVSVPITIVQGDEDNVVNWRYNIPFLEKRLEKCTTKVVEGAKHQLFNESKTIRREVLDYFIDALKRGVEK, encoded by the coding sequence GTGGGGGAGTTACAAACTACTCTATTTAAGACCTTTGGCCTGATTCTTTTTAGCTTAGGGGCAGCAAGCTCTTCTCAATTCTGCATCGATAAGTTACGCGCCCACCTTCCTTCACCTAAAGAGCAAATTTGTGCTGAAAATGGCGCCTTTTATGCCTATATCAGTAAATACGACCTTCCCTCAAACAACATTTGCCACACACTCTCTACCTTTGAATCAGATTCTTTTGTTTGTGCAGCTCAGGTTTTTAAGGTCAAAAAGGCGCAAGGTACAGTTATTCTCGTACACGGATACTATGACCATGTGGGAATGCTTACTCATCTTATTGAAAAAGCGTTGTCTTCGGGGTTTAATGTGGTGGCTTTCGATCTTCCCGGCCATGGGCTCTCAACGGGAAAGAGAGCTTCAATCGAATCGTTCGATCATTATACAAACGCATTTAAGAGTGCAGTAGCCATTGCTGCTGATGAGCTCCCCGGGCCCTATTTTGCCGCCGGACATTCAACTGGTGGTGCAGTAATCATAAGTTACCTTACTACTTACGATGACTCTAAAATTGAAACGGCTGTGCTCCTGGCTCCTCTAATACGCAGTTCCCATTTCCGGGTCGCAAAAATTGCTCACTTCATTACAAGCCCCTTTAAAAGTAAGCTCCCCCGATGGTTCAGAAACTCCTCTTCAGATACACTTTTTCTCAGAAAACAACAGAATGATCCATTGCAGCATCAGTATTTTCCCATGCAATGGGCCACCGCTTATTATGAGTGGGAGAGAAATATACAAAATATGAAAACGGTAAGTGTTCCGATAACTATCGTTCAGGGTGATGAAGATAATGTAGTAAATTGGAGGTATAATATACCTTTTCTTGAGAAAAGGTTAGAAAAATGCACGACCAAAGTGGTCGAGGGCGCGAAGCATCAGTTATTTAATGAATCCAAAACGATTAGAAGAGAAGTTTTAGACTACTTTATAGATGCTTTAAAGAGGGGGGTAGAAAAGTAG
- a CDS encoding transporter substrate-binding domain-containing protein, whose translation MNVYRFIGLKTTIVKFGMLIVSIAFLFTTNADYTSEPLLVGTRETPPFAMQDKNGNWSGITIELWERIAAQLNIPYRYKSFTLPAILQGLEDGTVDVGAAALSITSERETVMDFSHPFFTTGLGIAVHQKQQPTLWSILRRVFSRQFLEIIATLSLVLFVFGFLIWFFERKRNRSQFGGNTLRGIGAGFWWSAVTMTTVGYGDKAPVTLWGRLVALIWMFAAIIGISIITASITSALTVASLDTEISGPQDLKRVSVGTINNTTSFDYLHDRGIYPKLYDSVEDALLALSSGIVGAIVYDAPILTYFINQNYAGKLHTLSSTFNPQKYGIALPLDSHLRQHVNIILLELIENGDLNRIKQRYLGE comes from the coding sequence ATGAACGTTTACAGGTTTATTGGGTTAAAGACGACTATTGTGAAATTTGGTATGCTAATCGTCTCAATTGCTTTTCTTTTTACAACAAATGCAGATTATACATCCGAGCCACTTCTGGTGGGAACCCGGGAAACTCCACCCTTTGCCATGCAGGATAAAAACGGGAACTGGTCAGGCATAACAATTGAGCTTTGGGAAAGAATTGCTGCACAGTTAAATATCCCGTATCGCTATAAATCATTTACTCTGCCGGCTATACTTCAGGGTTTAGAGGATGGAACTGTAGATGTTGGTGCGGCAGCACTTTCCATAACCAGTGAACGGGAAACGGTCATGGATTTTTCCCACCCCTTTTTTACAACAGGTCTTGGCATAGCAGTTCATCAGAAACAACAGCCAACATTGTGGTCTATACTAAGAAGGGTATTTTCCAGGCAATTCTTAGAGATTATCGCCACTTTGAGTTTAGTGCTTTTTGTTTTCGGTTTTTTGATCTGGTTTTTCGAAAGGAAACGTAACCGTTCTCAGTTTGGGGGTAACACTTTAAGGGGTATAGGTGCGGGTTTCTGGTGGTCGGCTGTAACCATGACTACTGTTGGATACGGGGATAAAGCTCCGGTTACATTGTGGGGGCGGCTGGTAGCACTGATATGGATGTTTGCAGCAATCATTGGGATCTCAATCATTACAGCATCGATTACTTCTGCACTGACAGTGGCTTCACTGGATACAGAAATTAGTGGCCCCCAGGATTTAAAGAGAGTTAGTGTAGGGACTATAAATAATACAACAAGTTTTGATTATTTACATGATCGGGGAATATATCCTAAACTTTATGATTCGGTAGAAGATGCACTTTTGGCTCTCAGTTCAGGAATCGTTGGCGCGATTGTGTATGATGCACCGATACTTACCTATTTTATAAACCAAAACTATGCCGGAAAACTACATACCCTTTCTTCAACTTTTAATCCGCAAAAATATGGTATTGCCTTGCCATTGGACAGCCATCTGCGTCAACATGTAAATATTATACTTCTTGAGCTGATTGAAAATGGCGATTTGAACAGAATAAAACAGCGTTACCTCGGGGAGTAA